The Dasypus novemcinctus isolate mDasNov1 chromosome 12, mDasNov1.1.hap2, whole genome shotgun sequence genome includes a window with the following:
- the UBE2N gene encoding ubiquitin-conjugating enzyme E2 N — protein MAGLPRRIIKETQRLLAEPVPGIKAEPDESNARYFHVVIAGPQDSPFEGGTFKLELFLPEEYPMAAPKVRFMTKIYHPNVDKLGRICLDILKDKWSPALQIRTVLLSIQALLSAPNPDDPLANDVAEQWKTNEAQAIETARAWTRLYAMNNI, from the exons GAAACCCAGCGTTTACTGGCAGAACCAGTTCCCGGTATTAAAGCAGAACCAGATGAGAGCAACGCCCGTTATTTTCATGTGGTCATTGCTGGCCCCCAAGATTCCCCCTTTGAGGGAGGGACTTTTAAACTTGAACTATTCCTTCCAGAAGAATACCCAATGGCAGCCCCTAAAGTACGTTTCATGACCAAAATTTATCACCCTAATGTAGACAAGTTGGGAAGAATATGTTTAGATATTTTGAAAG ATAAGTGGTCCCCAGCACTGCAGATTCGCACAGTTCTGCTATCGATCCAGGCTTTGTTAAGTGCTCCCAATCCAGATGATCCATTAGCAAATGATGTAGCGGAGCAGTGGAAGACCAACGAAGCCCAAGCCATAGAAACAG CTAGAGCATGGACTAGGCTATATGCCATGAATAATATTTAA